One Kineococcus aurantiacus genomic window carries:
- a CDS encoding zinc-binding dehydrogenase: MRAVLVTEFGGTPVLAEVEDPAPAPHGVVVAVEATGVCRSDWHAWQGHDDDVTLPHVPGHELAGTVAAVGADVRGWRVGDRVTSPFVTACGTCPECAAGAQQVCRDQTQPGFTGWGSFAELVALDHADVNLVALPEGFPAATAAALGCRVATAFRAVSDVAAVRPGEFVAVHGAGGVGLSAIAVAAAAGARVVAVDPSEGARELALAFGAEHAVAADVVDTVHELTGGGAHVSIDAVGLPVTCENSVRSLRRRGRHVQVGLLPAAAGRPAVPMDRVIAYELQVLGSHGMAAHDYPRLLDLVGSGRFPLADLVTRELPLEAGPRALAEVAAATTAGITVLRP; the protein is encoded by the coding sequence ATGCGCGCGGTCCTGGTCACCGAGTTCGGCGGCACGCCCGTCCTGGCCGAGGTCGAGGACCCCGCGCCCGCCCCGCACGGGGTGGTCGTCGCGGTCGAGGCGACGGGCGTGTGCCGCAGCGACTGGCACGCCTGGCAGGGACACGACGACGACGTGACCCTGCCCCACGTGCCCGGTCACGAACTGGCCGGGACGGTCGCCGCGGTGGGGGCCGACGTGCGGGGCTGGCGCGTGGGCGACCGCGTGACGAGCCCGTTCGTCACGGCGTGCGGGACCTGCCCGGAGTGCGCCGCGGGCGCGCAGCAGGTGTGCCGGGACCAGACCCAGCCGGGTTTCACGGGCTGGGGTTCCTTCGCTGAACTGGTCGCCCTCGACCACGCCGACGTCAACCTCGTCGCGCTGCCCGAGGGGTTCCCCGCCGCGACGGCCGCCGCGCTGGGCTGCCGCGTCGCCACCGCGTTCCGGGCGGTCAGCGACGTCGCCGCGGTGCGGCCCGGGGAGTTCGTCGCCGTCCACGGCGCGGGCGGGGTCGGGTTGTCGGCGATCGCGGTCGCCGCCGCGGCCGGGGCGCGGGTCGTCGCCGTCGACCCCTCCGAGGGCGCGCGGGAACTGGCCCTGGCCTTCGGGGCCGAGCACGCCGTGGCCGCCGACGTCGTGGACACCGTCCACGAGCTCACCGGCGGCGGGGCGCACGTCTCGATCGACGCCGTGGGGCTGCCGGTGACGTGCGAGAACTCGGTGCGCTCGCTGCGGCGGCGCGGACGGCACGTGCAGGTCGGCCTGCTGCCCGCCGCCGCCGGGCGGCCGGCGGTGCCGATGGACCGCGTCATCGCGTACGAGCTGCAGGTCCTGGGCAGCCACGGGATGGCCGCGCACGACTACCCGCGGCTGCTGGACCTCGTCGGCTCGGGGCGGTTCCCGCTGGCCGACCTCGTGACGCGGGAACTGCCGCTGGAGGCCGGGCCGCGCGCCCTGGCGGAGGTCGCCGCCGCGACGACGGCGGGCATCACGGTCCTGCGCCCCTGA
- the cls gene encoding cardiolipin synthase produces the protein MDWLPDWVPSLTVSAVVLLVVDLVVRVTAIAVVPVNRRPSSALAWLLTIFFIPYVGVVAFLLIGNPKLPRARRRKQREINELILSSTKGMDLVSADHPWPPWLRGLVELNRNLGAMPLVGGNSADLCGEYDEAIRAMARSIDGAREYVHVEFYIMTKDPTSEPFFTALANAVDRGVKVRLLLDHMGSLRYPGYRRTTRFLDDVGIEWHPMLPVQLHKLKYQRPDLRNHRKLLVVDGEVAWLGSQNVLDRSYNKRGNVRRGLKWQDLMVRLEGPVVSGVEAMFITDWYSETDELLEAERPEVSPVGSPGHLECQVVPSGPGFDGENNLKLFNALLYSAQRRISITSPYFVPDESMLSAITTAAERGVDVELFVSEYGDQFFVHYAECSYYENLLRAGVRIFRYPAPYVLHAKHMTVDEEVAVIGSSNMDMRSFLLDLELTLMVCGREFADDLRRVEDEYRAKCTELTLEQWLARPRWDVIKENVARLTSALQ, from the coding sequence GTGGACTGGCTGCCCGACTGGGTCCCCTCGCTGACCGTCTCGGCGGTCGTCCTGCTGGTCGTCGACCTCGTCGTGCGCGTCACGGCCATCGCCGTGGTGCCCGTCAACCGCCGGCCCAGCTCGGCGCTGGCGTGGCTGCTGACGATCTTCTTCATCCCCTACGTCGGGGTCGTGGCGTTCCTGCTCATCGGCAACCCGAAGCTGCCGCGCGCGCGCCGGCGCAAGCAGCGCGAGATCAACGAGCTCATCCTGTCCTCGACCAAGGGCATGGACCTCGTCTCCGCCGACCACCCCTGGCCGCCGTGGCTGCGCGGCCTCGTCGAGCTGAACCGCAACCTCGGGGCGATGCCGCTGGTCGGCGGGAACTCCGCGGACCTGTGCGGGGAGTACGACGAGGCGATCCGGGCCATGGCCCGCAGCATCGACGGGGCCCGCGAGTACGTGCACGTCGAGTTCTACATCATGACCAAGGACCCCACGAGCGAACCGTTCTTCACCGCCCTGGCGAACGCCGTGGACCGGGGCGTGAAGGTCCGGCTCCTGCTGGACCACATGGGGTCGCTGCGCTACCCGGGGTACCGCCGGACCACGCGCTTCCTCGACGACGTCGGCATCGAGTGGCACCCCATGCTGCCCGTGCAGCTGCACAAGCTGAAGTACCAGCGGCCCGACCTGCGCAACCACCGCAAGCTCCTCGTCGTCGACGGCGAGGTCGCGTGGCTGGGCTCGCAGAACGTGCTGGACCGCAGCTACAACAAGCGCGGGAACGTCAGGCGGGGGCTGAAGTGGCAGGACCTCATGGTCCGCCTCGAAGGTCCCGTCGTGTCCGGCGTCGAGGCCATGTTCATCACCGACTGGTACTCCGAGACCGACGAGCTGCTGGAGGCCGAGCGGCCGGAGGTCTCACCCGTCGGCTCACCGGGCCACCTGGAGTGCCAGGTCGTCCCGAGCGGACCGGGCTTCGACGGCGAGAACAACCTCAAGCTGTTCAACGCGCTGCTGTACTCCGCCCAGCGGCGCATCTCCATCACGAGCCCCTACTTCGTGCCCGACGAGTCGATGCTGTCGGCCATCACGACGGCCGCCGAGCGCGGCGTCGACGTCGAGCTGTTCGTCTCCGAGTACGGCGACCAGTTCTTCGTGCACTACGCCGAGTGCTCCTACTACGAGAACCTGCTGCGCGCCGGGGTGCGGATCTTCCGCTACCCCGCGCCGTACGTGCTGCACGCCAAGCACATGACGGTCGACGAGGAGGTCGCCGTCATCGGCTCCTCCAACATGGACATGCGCTCGTTCCTGCTGGACCTGGAGCTGACCCTCATGGTGTGCGGGCGGGAGTTCGCCGACGACCTGCGCCGCGTGGAGGACGAGTACCGCGCCAAGTGCACCGAGCTGACGCTGGAGCAGTGGCTGGCCCGCCCCCGGTGGGACGTCATCAAGGAGAACGTCGCGCGGCTCACGTCCGCGCTGCAGTGA
- a CDS encoding VOC family protein: MRVDHVGFAAGPEGLQETARSLAARLGVRVVDGGPHPRFGTRNVVLPLSEGCYVEVVEVLDHPVADKALFGRAVRERTEAGGGWFAWAVTVEDLQSYRDRLGEDVEEGVRRRPDGVELRWRQIGAPALRTEPQLPLLIEWDGPRTQHPSALSLAGGTRLTGLTIAGQRARVREWLGLPPEFTSDRVSFTWLDVVGSARATGLRSVTFETSRGTVEI; encoded by the coding sequence ATGCGCGTCGACCACGTCGGCTTCGCCGCCGGACCGGAAGGGCTGCAGGAGACCGCCAGGTCCCTCGCGGCCCGGCTCGGCGTGCGCGTCGTCGACGGCGGCCCCCACCCCCGCTTCGGCACCCGCAACGTCGTCCTGCCGCTGTCGGAGGGCTGCTACGTCGAGGTCGTGGAGGTCCTGGACCACCCCGTCGCCGACAAGGCCCTCTTCGGGCGCGCCGTGCGGGAGCGGACCGAGGCCGGCGGGGGCTGGTTCGCCTGGGCCGTCACCGTCGAGGACCTGCAGAGCTACCGCGACCGCCTCGGCGAGGACGTCGAGGAGGGCGTGCGGCGCCGCCCCGACGGCGTGGAGCTGCGCTGGCGCCAGATCGGGGCCCCGGCCCTGCGCACCGAGCCCCAGCTGCCCCTGCTCATCGAGTGGGACGGGCCCCGCACGCAGCACCCGTCGGCGCTGTCGCTGGCCGGCGGCACCCGCCTGACCGGGCTCACCATCGCCGGCCAGCGCGCCCGGGTCCGCGAGTGGCTCGGCCTGCCGCCGGAGTTCACCTCCGACCGGGTGAGCTTCACGTGGCTCGACGTCGTCGGCAGCGCCCGCGCCACCGGCCTGCGCTCGGTGACGTTCGAGACCTCCCGCGGCACCGTCGAGATCTGA
- a CDS encoding cation:proton antiporter: protein MEIAIALVALTVGVCAVAAASDRFGWPTPLVLVVVGAAAALVPGVPQFSLGPELVLNGLLPPLLYAATAQTSLIDFSRNKTATLLLSVVLVVFTTLAVGWATSWLLPGVALAACMALGAVVAPPDAVAATAIGRRLGLPRRVATMLEEESLLNDASALIALAAATSALTTELSPWHIGGDFLLAVVGALLVGGVVAAVLAVVRRRVHDPVLDTALSFVAPYLAFLPAEALHVSGVLAVVVTGLAMAHVSPKVQTAASRVAEALNWRTVAFLLENAVFLLIGLQFPRLLRGAADSGFSGGRVLAFCLTALVATIAARFVFVFAAAGFYHAVPRLRPRAWSFGVSVLLSWAGMRGVVTLAAAQLIPEDVPGRDVLLLAAFTVVVGTLLVQGLTLPAVVRRLRLPGPDPAQDALQAAALGDAAAAAGLRRLEELLTGDEPRHVVAQLRGRSKARSHAAWERLGRPLSDVLTPSAVYCRLRLQMLAAERDVVVQARDRGSAAPEVLRRALADVDFEEALLDKVDADLDPLDADRRLAPRHDDGCAHLRTAGTRDDATARWGEPPVECAACVAVGATWVHLRTCLACGYTGCCDSSELRHSRAHFGETAHPAMVSAEPGEAWRWCWVDEQLG, encoded by the coding sequence GTGGAGATCGCGATCGCCCTCGTGGCGCTGACGGTCGGGGTGTGCGCGGTCGCCGCCGCCAGCGACCGGTTCGGGTGGCCGACACCCCTCGTCCTCGTCGTCGTGGGCGCCGCCGCCGCGCTCGTCCCGGGGGTCCCGCAGTTCTCCCTGGGCCCCGAGCTCGTCCTCAACGGCCTGCTGCCGCCGCTGCTGTACGCGGCGACGGCGCAGACCTCGCTGATCGACTTCAGCCGCAACAAGACCGCCACGCTCCTGCTGTCGGTCGTGCTCGTCGTGTTCACCACGCTCGCCGTGGGCTGGGCGACGTCCTGGCTGCTGCCGGGGGTGGCGCTCGCGGCGTGCATGGCCCTGGGGGCCGTCGTCGCCCCGCCGGACGCGGTGGCCGCCACCGCCATCGGCCGGCGCCTCGGCCTGCCGCGCCGGGTGGCGACGATGCTGGAGGAGGAGAGCCTGCTCAACGACGCCTCCGCCCTCATCGCCCTCGCCGCCGCGACGTCGGCGCTGACGACGGAGCTGTCCCCGTGGCACATCGGCGGGGACTTCCTGCTGGCCGTCGTCGGCGCGCTGCTCGTCGGCGGCGTCGTCGCGGCCGTGCTGGCCGTCGTGCGCCGGCGCGTCCACGACCCCGTGCTGGACACGGCGCTGTCGTTCGTCGCGCCCTACCTGGCGTTCCTGCCCGCCGAGGCCCTGCACGTCTCCGGCGTCCTGGCCGTCGTCGTCACGGGCCTGGCGATGGCCCACGTGTCCCCGAAGGTGCAGACGGCCGCGTCACGCGTCGCGGAGGCCCTGAACTGGCGGACGGTGGCGTTCCTGCTGGAGAACGCCGTGTTCCTGCTCATCGGGCTGCAGTTCCCGCGGCTGCTGCGCGGCGCCGCCGACAGCGGGTTCTCCGGCGGCCGCGTCCTGGCGTTCTGCCTCACCGCGCTCGTGGCGACGATCGCGGCGCGGTTCGTGTTCGTCTTCGCCGCGGCCGGGTTCTACCACGCCGTCCCGCGGCTGCGGCCCCGCGCGTGGTCGTTCGGGGTCTCGGTGCTGCTGTCGTGGGCGGGCATGCGCGGGGTGGTGACGCTGGCCGCGGCGCAGCTCATCCCGGAGGACGTCCCGGGCCGGGACGTGCTGCTGCTCGCGGCGTTCACCGTGGTGGTCGGGACGCTGCTGGTGCAGGGGCTGACGCTGCCCGCCGTGGTGCGGCGCCTGCGGCTGCCCGGGCCCGACCCCGCGCAGGACGCCCTGCAGGCCGCGGCCCTCGGCGACGCCGCCGCGGCCGCGGGGCTGCGCCGGCTGGAGGAGCTGCTCACCGGCGACGAGCCCCGGCACGTCGTCGCGCAGCTGCGGGGCCGGTCCAAGGCCCGGTCGCACGCCGCGTGGGAACGCCTGGGCCGCCCGCTGTCGGACGTCCTGACGCCCTCGGCGGTCTACTGCCGGCTGCGGCTGCAGATGCTCGCCGCCGAACGGGACGTCGTCGTGCAGGCCCGCGACCGCGGGAGCGCCGCGCCGGAGGTCCTGCGGCGCGCGCTGGCCGACGTCGACTTCGAGGAGGCCCTGCTGGACAAGGTGGACGCCGACCTCGACCCCCTCGACGCCGACCGGCGGCTGGCCCCCCGGCACGACGACGGCTGCGCCCACCTGCGCACCGCCGGGACCCGCGACGACGCGACCGCCCGCTGGGGGGAACCGCCCGTGGAGTGCGCGGCCTGCGTCGCCGTGGGCGCGACGTGGGTGCACCTGCGCACGTGCCTGGCGTGCGGGTACACCGGCTGCTGCGACTCCTCGGAGCTGCGGCACTCCCGGGCGCACTTCGGGGAGACGGCGCACCCGGCGATGGTCAGCGCCGAACCCGGGGAGGCGTGGCGGTGGTGCTGGGTGGACGAGCAGCTGGGCTGA
- a CDS encoding FAD-dependent oxidoreductase, whose protein sequence is MEFDADLIVVGGGVMGSAAAWQATRRGLSVLLLERFEAGHALGASHGATRNFNTAYAQDDYLRLVLEARTLWDELQEQSGRVLLDLVGLVNHGASGQWRRTAESLRRWGIAHRFLHPHEAAERWAGMRFRDEVLLVPDAGRVRAADALTAFRTVATAAGAQFRYGKPVRDVLTDAGTALVVTDAGEFRAPRGVVTVGAWTRELLSPRVALPRLVVTQEQPAHFAVRPGTFEWPSFNHAPDPGAPADADWYSPVYGMLTPGEGVKAGWHGTGPVTDPDARSFQPEPAQLAALQRYAREWLPGVDPDSCVPVSCTYTSTDDTDFVLARSGAWAVGAGFSGHGFKFAPAVGRTLVDVAHGTPAPPRFSPALPAA, encoded by the coding sequence GTGGAGTTCGACGCCGACCTGATCGTCGTGGGCGGTGGGGTCATGGGATCGGCCGCCGCCTGGCAGGCCACCCGCCGCGGCCTGTCCGTGCTGCTGCTGGAGCGGTTCGAGGCCGGGCACGCCCTCGGCGCCTCGCACGGCGCCACCCGCAACTTCAACACCGCCTACGCCCAGGACGACTACCTCCGCCTCGTCCTGGAAGCCCGCACCCTGTGGGACGAGCTGCAGGAGCAGTCCGGGCGGGTGCTCCTCGACCTCGTCGGCCTCGTCAACCACGGTGCCTCCGGGCAGTGGCGGCGCACCGCGGAGTCGCTGCGGAGGTGGGGGATCGCGCACCGCTTCCTGCACCCGCACGAGGCGGCCGAGCGCTGGGCCGGGATGCGGTTCCGCGACGAGGTGCTCCTCGTGCCCGACGCCGGCCGGGTCCGCGCCGCCGACGCCCTCACCGCCTTCCGGACCGTCGCCACCGCGGCGGGCGCGCAGTTCCGCTACGGCAAACCCGTCCGGGACGTCCTCACCGACGCCGGCACGGCCCTCGTGGTCACCGACGCCGGGGAGTTCCGCGCCCCGCGCGGCGTGGTCACCGTCGGGGCGTGGACGCGGGAGCTGCTGTCCCCGCGGGTCGCGCTGCCCCGGCTCGTGGTCACCCAGGAGCAGCCGGCCCACTTCGCCGTCCGCCCCGGGACGTTCGAGTGGCCCAGCTTCAACCACGCCCCCGACCCCGGCGCACCGGCCGACGCCGACTGGTACAGCCCCGTCTACGGGATGCTGACCCCCGGGGAGGGCGTCAAGGCCGGCTGGCACGGGACCGGCCCGGTGACCGACCCCGACGCGCGCAGCTTCCAGCCCGAACCGGCGCAGTTGGCGGCGCTGCAGCGGTACGCGCGGGAGTGGCTGCCCGGGGTCGACCCGGACTCGTGCGTCCCCGTCAGCTGCACCTACACCTCGACCGACGACACCGACTTCGTCCTCGCCCGCAGCGGCGCGTGGGCCGTCGGGGCCGGGTTCTCCGGGCACGGGTTCAAGTTCGCCCCGGCCGTGGGGCGCACGCTCGTCGACGTCGCGCACGGCACCCCCGCACCGCCGCGCTTCTCACCCGCCCTGCCCGCGGCCTGA
- a CDS encoding 2-dehydropantoate 2-reductase N-terminal domain-containing protein, with the protein MRYVVIGAGAIGGTIGGRLGQHGHEVVLVARGAHADRLRDKGLRLLTPTGPVELHAPVANSPADVELTTDDVLVLAVKVQDAAAVLPEWAAAPVAGTGGGTAGQLLPVLCAQNGVEGERLALRWFRRVVGACVYLPASHLEPGVVTSEGTPVSGGLVLGRYPRGRDELVERLAADLAGAGFATTVSDDVTAAKRGKLLENTGNALDAVCRPGDGWDELRDRARAEGEAALSAAGLPAQDRRTALPELHRLGFTTVDVTGTGRLGSSSWQSLHRGGSIETDWLNGEVVQLGRAHDVPTPVNEALQVLAATSVRHGLGPRAFGVDDVLALAERLAGGPARPSPAGA; encoded by the coding sequence GTGCGGTACGTCGTCATCGGGGCAGGGGCCATCGGCGGGACCATCGGCGGCCGGCTCGGCCAGCACGGCCACGAGGTCGTCCTCGTCGCCCGCGGCGCCCACGCCGACCGCCTGCGGGACAAGGGCTTGCGGCTGCTCACCCCCACCGGCCCCGTCGAGCTGCACGCACCCGTCGCCAACTCACCCGCCGACGTCGAGCTCACCACCGACGACGTCCTCGTCCTCGCCGTGAAGGTCCAGGACGCCGCCGCCGTGCTCCCCGAGTGGGCCGCCGCACCCGTCGCCGGCACCGGCGGCGGCACCGCCGGCCAGCTCCTGCCCGTCCTGTGCGCCCAGAACGGCGTCGAGGGCGAACGCCTCGCCCTGCGCTGGTTCCGCCGCGTCGTCGGGGCCTGCGTGTACCTGCCGGCCAGCCACCTCGAACCGGGCGTCGTCACCTCCGAGGGCACCCCCGTCTCCGGCGGCCTCGTCCTGGGCCGCTACCCCCGCGGGCGCGACGAGCTCGTCGAACGGCTCGCCGCCGACCTCGCCGGCGCGGGCTTCGCCACCACCGTCAGCGACGACGTCACGGCCGCCAAGCGCGGCAAGCTGCTGGAGAACACCGGCAACGCCCTCGACGCCGTCTGCCGGCCCGGCGACGGCTGGGACGAGCTGCGCGACCGCGCCCGGGCCGAGGGGGAGGCCGCGCTGAGCGCCGCGGGGCTGCCCGCCCAGGACCGCCGCACCGCCCTGCCCGAGCTGCACCGGCTCGGGTTCACCACCGTCGACGTCACCGGGACCGGCCGCCTGGGCTCCTCCAGCTGGCAGAGCCTGCACCGCGGCGGCTCCATCGAGACCGACTGGCTCAACGGGGAGGTCGTCCAGCTCGGCCGCGCCCACGACGTCCCCACCCCCGTCAACGAGGCCCTGCAGGTCCTCGCCGCGACCTCCGTGCGCCACGGGCTGGGCCCGCGCGCCTTCGGCGTGGACGACGTCCTGGCGCTCGCCGAACGGCTCGCGGGCGGACCTGCGCGACCGTCCCCGGCGGGCGCCTGA
- a CDS encoding alpha/beta fold hydrolase translates to MTAITAHHGLFKDTDLHVDDTGGPGRPVVLIHGWPLSGESWSEQVPALAAAGYRVVTYDRRGFGRSDKTRSGYDYDTLTEDLHTLLEALDLTDVTLVGFSMGGGEVARYFTKYGHERLRSVVFAAAVPPFMAQGDDNPDGPLTQELADQMESSLKADEDTFYDGFVTDFFSVDGVLKVTEAQRQDALALTKQADKKAALKAMESFGTTDFREDLTEVDVPTLVIHGDGDGTVPFEGSGARTHAAIPGSRLHVVAGGPHGINVSHAEEFNRVLLEFLAV, encoded by the coding sequence ATGACCGCGATCACGGCCCACCACGGGCTGTTCAAGGACACCGACCTGCACGTCGACGACACCGGCGGCCCCGGCCGTCCCGTCGTCCTCATCCACGGCTGGCCGCTGTCGGGTGAGTCCTGGTCCGAGCAGGTCCCCGCCCTGGCGGCCGCCGGCTACCGGGTCGTCACCTACGACCGGCGCGGGTTCGGCCGCAGCGACAAGACCCGCAGCGGCTACGACTACGACACCCTCACCGAGGACCTGCACACCCTCCTGGAGGCCCTCGACCTCACCGACGTCACCCTCGTCGGGTTCTCCATGGGCGGCGGCGAGGTCGCCCGCTACTTCACCAAGTACGGTCACGAGCGCCTGCGCAGCGTCGTCTTCGCCGCCGCGGTCCCGCCGTTCATGGCCCAGGGGGACGACAACCCCGACGGCCCGCTGACCCAGGAACTGGCCGACCAGATGGAATCGAGCCTGAAGGCCGACGAGGACACCTTCTACGACGGGTTCGTCACCGACTTCTTCTCCGTCGACGGCGTCCTGAAGGTCACCGAGGCCCAGCGCCAGGACGCCCTCGCCCTGACGAAGCAGGCCGACAAGAAGGCCGCGCTCAAGGCCATGGAGTCCTTCGGCACCACCGACTTCCGCGAGGACCTCACCGAGGTCGACGTCCCGACCCTGGTCATCCACGGCGACGGCGACGGCACCGTGCCGTTCGAGGGGTCCGGGGCGCGCACGCACGCCGCGATCCCCGGCAGCCGGCTCCACGTCGTCGCCGGCGGCCCGCACGGCATCAACGTCAGCCACGCGGAGGAGTTCAACCGGGTGCTGCTGGAGTTCCTCGCCGTGTGA
- a CDS encoding RecQ family ATP-dependent DNA helicase, whose protein sequence is MPAETLDRTTLRAEAEDVLRRLVGAPDAALREDQWTAIEALVADRRRALVVQRTGWGKSAVYFVATALLRARGAGPTVIVSPLLALMRNQVAAAERAGVRAVTVNSTNSEDWAQVYDEVRAGAVDVLLVSPERLNNPAFRDEVLPKLAATTGLLVVDEAHCVSDWGHDFRPDYRRIRTLLADLPDGIPVLATTATANARVTADVAEQLSVTGTRTLEDVLVLRGSLDRESLRLAVVRVPSHAHRLAWLVEHLPELPGSGIVYVLTVSAAADVAAHLRAHGIEAVPYTGQTEAAERLQAEDDLVNDRLKVLVATSALGMGFDKPDLGFVVHLGAPSSPIAYYQQVGRAGRGIDDARVVLLPGAEDRDIWRYFASIGFPAEEDVRLALSVLADAGEPLSTQALETRVTLRRNRLEMMLKVLDVDGAVRRVRGGWQATGQEWAYDAERYARVARTRDAEQQAMVDYVATTGCRLEFLRRALDDADAAPCGRCDNCGGFDVPRDVDEAAVTRAGADLDRPGVPLEPKKMWPTGVKSLGVPVSGRIAPAEQPGVGRAVARVTDLGWGTAVRELFAAGAPDGPTPVPLRHAAAAVLDDWARGLGLDGIVAMCSASRPQLVAHLADGLARYTGLPLVTTFRLLDDSPTRADVNSAHRLAQVAGRFELPDPDLVRDRKLLLVDDRTRSGWTLAVAARQLRRAGADEVFPFVLADGE, encoded by the coding sequence ATGCCTGCCGAGACGCTCGACCGCACCACCTTGCGCGCAGAGGCGGAGGACGTCCTGCGCCGCCTCGTCGGCGCCCCCGACGCGGCCCTGCGCGAGGACCAGTGGACGGCGATCGAGGCCCTGGTCGCCGACCGCCGCCGCGCCCTGGTGGTGCAGCGGACCGGCTGGGGCAAGTCGGCGGTGTACTTCGTCGCCACGGCGCTGCTGCGGGCGCGCGGCGCGGGACCGACGGTGATCGTGTCCCCGCTGCTGGCGCTGATGCGCAACCAGGTCGCGGCGGCCGAGCGGGCCGGGGTGCGGGCGGTGACGGTGAACTCGACGAACTCCGAGGACTGGGCGCAGGTCTACGACGAGGTCCGCGCCGGTGCCGTCGACGTGCTGCTCGTCTCCCCGGAGCGGCTGAACAACCCGGCCTTCCGCGACGAGGTGCTGCCGAAGCTGGCCGCGACGACCGGTCTGCTCGTGGTCGACGAGGCGCACTGCGTCTCGGACTGGGGCCACGACTTCCGGCCGGACTACCGGCGCATCCGCACGCTGCTGGCGGACCTGCCCGACGGCATCCCGGTGCTGGCGACGACCGCGACGGCCAACGCGCGCGTGACGGCCGACGTGGCGGAGCAGCTGTCGGTGACGGGCACCCGGACGCTGGAGGACGTCCTGGTGCTGCGCGGGTCCCTGGACCGGGAGTCGCTGCGGCTGGCGGTCGTGCGGGTCCCCTCGCACGCGCACCGGCTGGCGTGGCTCGTGGAGCACCTGCCGGAGCTGCCGGGGTCGGGGATCGTGTACGTCCTGACGGTCTCGGCGGCCGCCGACGTCGCCGCGCACCTGCGCGCGCACGGCATCGAGGCGGTCCCCTACACGGGGCAGACGGAGGCCGCGGAGCGGTTGCAGGCCGAGGACGACCTGGTGAACGACCGCCTCAAGGTGCTCGTCGCGACGAGCGCGCTGGGCATGGGTTTCGACAAGCCGGACCTGGGTTTCGTGGTGCACCTGGGCGCGCCGAGCTCCCCGATCGCCTACTACCAGCAGGTCGGCCGCGCCGGGCGCGGCATCGACGACGCGCGGGTGGTGCTGCTGCCGGGGGCCGAGGACCGCGACATCTGGCGCTACTTCGCCTCGATCGGCTTCCCCGCCGAGGAGGACGTCCGGCTGGCCCTGAGCGTGCTGGCCGACGCCGGCGAGCCGTTGTCGACGCAGGCGCTGGAGACGCGGGTCACGTTGCGCCGCAACCGGCTCGAGATGATGCTGAAGGTCCTGGACGTGGACGGCGCGGTGCGCCGGGTGCGGGGTGGCTGGCAGGCCACGGGCCAGGAGTGGGCCTACGACGCCGAGCGGTACGCGCGGGTCGCCCGGACCCGGGACGCCGAGCAGCAGGCCATGGTCGACTACGTCGCCACGACGGGCTGCCGCCTGGAGTTCCTGCGCCGCGCCCTGGACGACGCCGACGCCGCGCCGTGCGGGCGCTGCGACAACTGCGGCGGTTTCGACGTGCCGCGCGACGTGGACGAGGCGGCGGTCACGCGGGCCGGTGCGGACCTGGACCGGCCCGGGGTGCCGCTGGAGCCGAAGAAGATGTGGCCGACGGGGGTGAAGTCGCTCGGGGTGCCGGTGTCCGGGCGGATCGCGCCGGCGGAGCAGCCGGGGGTGGGCCGGGCCGTCGCCCGCGTCACCGACCTGGGCTGGGGCACCGCGGTCCGGGAGCTGTTCGCGGCGGGCGCGCCCGACGGCCCGACCCCGGTGCCGTTGCGGCACGCGGCGGCCGCGGTCCTGGACGACTGGGCGCGCGGGCTGGGCCTGGACGGGATCGTCGCGATGTGCTCGGCGTCGCGGCCGCAGCTGGTGGCCCACCTCGCGGACGGCCTGGCCCGGTACACGGGGCTGCCGCTGGTGACGACGTTCCGGTTGCTGGACGACTCCCCGACCCGCGCCGACGTGAACTCCGCGCACCGCCTGGCGCAGGTCGCGGGGCGCTTCGAGCTGCCCGACCCGGACCTGGTGCGGGACCGGAAGCTGCTGCTGGTGGACGACCGCACGCGCAGCGGCTGGACGCTGGCGGTGGCCGCCCGGCAGTTGCGCCGCGCGGGGGCCGACGAGGTGTTCCCGTTCGTCCTGGCCGACGGGGAGTGA